In a genomic window of Telopea speciosissima isolate NSW1024214 ecotype Mountain lineage chromosome 5, Tspe_v1, whole genome shotgun sequence:
- the LOC122663330 gene encoding putative disease resistance protein RGA1 produces MLETFSCPFVVGKEEGENIGVLKNLNNLRGSLCISNLENILNSEEAKETALNNKQFLRQLKLKWSEKPKAQYTFEHEQVLQALQPHNNLETLKILSYGGVSFPHEMAKHCFGKLKKVSLRNCRSCPYLPALWRLPMLETLCIRGMDQMVKLDNDSFLGSGSESGLS; encoded by the coding sequence ATGCTTGAGACATTTTCTTGCCCATTTGTTGTGGgcaaagaagagggagaaaataTTGGAGTGTTGAAGAACTTGAATAACCTTCGAGGATCACTATGCATCTCTAACCTCGAAAACATCCTGAATTCAGAAGAGGCTAAAGAAACTGCACTCAATAATAAACAGTTTCTTCGGCAATTGAAGTTGAAGTGGAGCGAGAAACCCAAGGCACAGTATACGTTTGAACATGAACAGGTTCTTCAAGCCCTTCAACCACATAATAATCTAGAAACCTTGAAAATCTTAAGTTATGGTGGTGTTAGCTTTCCACATGAGATGGCCAAACATTGTTTTGGAAAACTTAAGAAAGTTTCCTTGAGAAATTGCAGAAGTTGCCCATATCTTCCTGCCCTTTGGCGTCTCCCAATGCTTGAGACCCTTTGTATAAGGGGAATGGATCAAATGGTGAAGTTGGACAATGACTCTTTTCTTGGAAGTGGAAGTGAAAGTGGGCTTTCATAA
- the LOC122661140 gene encoding probable calcium-binding protein CML41 encodes MATTVSKPSLGKWFSNNKSFRISFERLYPSKSDLSSRNFSLPKSELIATTTTPRSTPRDRSRKDELREVFGYFDTDGDGKISAHELRSYFASIGEYISLKEAQGVINDLDADGDNLINLEDFMKLMEREGGHDEDLRRAFEMFEVEKGSGCITPKGLQKMFRRLGDEISHEECKAMIKIFDVDGDGVLGFHEFQQMMA; translated from the coding sequence ATGGCAACTACTGTTTCCAAGCCATCATTAGGTAAATGGTTCTCCAACAACAAGAGTTTCAGAATAAGCTTCGAACGCCTTTATCCTTCCAAATCTGACCTGTCAAGTCGTAATTTCTCTTTACCTAAGTCTGAGCTTattgctactactactactccaAGAAGTACACCCAGAGACCGATCAAGGAAGGATGAACTCCGAGAAGTATTTGGTTACTTCGACACGGATGGCGACGGAAAAATCTCAGCTCATGAACTCAGATCTTACTTTGCATCCATAGGGGAGTACATATCGCTCAAGGAGGCTCAAGGTGTGATCAATGATCTTGATGCAGACGGCGACAATTTGATCAATTTAGAGGATTTTATGAAGTTGATGGAACGTGAAGGTGGACATGATGAGGATCTTAGACGAGCTTTTGAGATGTTTGAAGTGGAGAAGGGGTCAGGCTGTATTACTCCAAAGGGATTGCAGAAGATGTTCAGACGCCTTGGAGATGAAATATCACATGAAGAGTGCAAGGCCATGATAAAGATATTCGACgtcgatggtgatggtgttctTGGTTTCCATGAATTCCAGCAGATGATGGCTTAA
- the LOC122663329 gene encoding NAC domain-containing protein 30-like, translated as MEVESCVPPGFRFHPTEEELVGYYLKRKVNSQKIDIDVITEIDLYRIEPWDIQDRCKLGYEEKNEWYFFSHKDKKYPTGTRTNRATAAGFWKATGRDKAVLCKNRIIGMRKTLVYYRGRAPNGKKTDWIMHEYRLQTSEHGPLQEEGWAVCRAFKKQIPSHSQGFQMINRAYYGRDHDHIGIQAFADNRSHMQVINHYQGTTNFPHGPVCFEQELLSKNACVDNQLFDLPQLESPTLSTSLVNREGIEPSGTSKEDYNEGEFVDWRTLHKLLASQQGYENQENDLLGIFHNL; from the exons ATGGAAGTGGAATCCTGTGTCCCACCAGGTTTTAGGTTCCACCCAACAGAAGAAGAGCTTGTGGGTTACTATCTCAAGAGAAAAGTGAACTCCCAGAAGATTGATATAGATGTCATCACTGAAATTGATCTCTACAGAATAGAGCCATGGGACATCCAAG ATAGATGCAAGCTAGGTTATGAGGAAAAGAATGAGTGGTACTTCTTCAGTCACAAAGACAAGAAATACCCAACCGGAACAAGGACTAATAGAGCAACGGCAGCCGGATTCTGGAAAGCAACAGGGAGAGACAAGGCAGTGCTCTGTAAGAACAGAATTATAGGGATGAGAAAGACCTTAGTGTACTACAGAGGCCGTGCACCCAATGGGAAAAAAACTGactggatcatgcatgaatatCGGCTCCAAACATCTGAGCATGGACCCCTTCAG GAAGAAGGATGGGCCGTGTGTCGAGCATTCAAGAAACAAATTCCAAGTCATTCACAGGGTTTTCAGATGATTAATCGCGCTTATTATGGAAGAGATCATGACCACATTGGTATTCAAGCATTTGCAGATAATAGAAGTCATATGCAAGTAATTAACCATTATCAAGGAACCACAAATTTTCCTCATGGACCTGTTTGCTTTGAGCAAGAACTTTTATCCAAGAATGCTTGTGTAGATAATCAACTCTTTGATCTTCCACAACTAGAGAGCCCTACACTGTCTACCAGTTTAGTTAATAGAGAAGGTATTGAGCCTAGTGGTACATCAAAGGAGGATTACAATGAAGGAGAGTTTGTAGATTGGAGAACTCTGCATAAGCTTCTGGCATCACAACAAGGTTATGAAAATCAAGAAAATGATCTCCTTGGTATCTTTCATAACTTGTAA
- the LOC122663326 gene encoding probable calcium-binding protein CML41, with translation MTHVPPVSSTVPIPPKEQSGKDELQEIFRHFDADGNGGVHVPEEAQGVINDLKQQAVSNLMLDFDEFVKLMEREGGEDDLKRAFEMFVVEKGSGNITSEGLQRMFNSLGYKISNEECKTIIQAFDCDGDGMLGFPEFQQMMA, from the exons GTGAGTAGTACTGTTCCTATCCCACCCAAAGAACAATCAGGAAAGGATGAACTCCAAGAAATATTTCGTCACTTTGATGCTGATGGTAATGG GGGAGTTCATGTCCCTGAAGAGGCCCAAGGTGTGATCAATGATCTCAAGCAGCAGGCGGTAAGCAATTTGATGCTGGATTTTGACGAATTTGTGAAGTTGATGGAACGCGAAGGTGGGGAGGATGATCTGAAAAGAGCGTTTGAGATGTTTGTGGTGGAGAAAGGTTCTGGGAACATTACATCAGAAGGGTTGCAGAGGATGTTCAATAGCCTTGGATACAAAATATCAAATGAAGAGTGCAAGACCATCATTCAAGCATTCGACTGCGATGGGGATGGTATGCTTGGTTTCCCTGAGTTCCAGCAGATGATGGCTTAA